TCACCGGGTAATAACCGTCGGCCTGCAAGCCCTCGATGACCTTGGCCAGTAGATGCCGTGGGTCGGCGATGGTCGCGGGCATGCCCTCTTTTGGATGCATGCTGACCTGCACCGCCGCCGTGGGAATCAATCGCCACGGCATACGCTGCAAACTGCCGCTGATCGGGTAGGCCCGGCAATCGATATCACCGACGTCCCAGACCAGCCCGGAATTTTCCACGTCATCGCCATTGATGGTCAGGCCCAGAATGGTGCTCGGCAGCGGCCGGCCGCTTTCGTACACCGCCAGCAGTTCATCGCGATGCAGCAACTTGCCCCGTGGCACACCGTTGTTGTCGAGGATGAACAGCTCGAACATCTCGATATCCGGATTGTGGTCCAGGAAGGACAGGGCTTCTTCTTTCGTGGCGAAGGATGTCGTGGCACAGCTCATGGGAATTCTCGTCTATCCGCGTCAGGCAAACGCACAGGCGCCGCCGGTTTGATCCCGGCGCACAGCGCGGGACCTGTCAGAACAATCAACGGGACATGCAGGAATCCGGCGGGCGGGCGTGGCGGCAGTGCCACAGTGCCCAGAAGGCCAGTTCAGAAGGGAGTGCAGACAGGCTTGGCGCGCTGGCAGGCCTGTATAGACGACGTGGCTGAAGGCTTGAAGTGGCACCAGACGCCCCCTCGTGTTTGATTCCGATCAGCCAGACGTCCATGGAAAAGACCGCAGTAAACAGATGCAAAGCAGCGTCACACGGGCAGATAAGCCGTTAAATCCAGACTTGATGAACCTTGGTTGCAGATTGGCTAAACATTCCCCCCGGTAACCAACCTAATTTCTCGATAGTGCCAGCGACATTTCAGTTTGCCCCTGCAGGCTTGGAGCGGCCTAATCACGGCCTTGTACATCTGGGGTTCCTTTATGGAAAACGTTCGCACTTCAAGTTCCTATGCCGGATGGCTGATGGTCAGCGTGGTATTGGTGGCACTGAACCTGAGGCCTTCGATGGCCGCTGTCGGGCCGTTGTTGTCGGCCATTCGCGGGGATGTCCCGTTAAGTTTCAGTACCGCCGCGCTGTTGACCATGCTGCCCGTCATGGCGATGGGACTGGCGATGTTCCTGGGAATGCGCATCGCGCAACGGGTCGGCGATCACCGCACCATCATCCTGTCCTTGCTGATCATCGGTGTGGCCACGGTCTCGCGGCTGTACCTGGACAGCAGCCTTGAGCTGATCCTGAGCGCGGTACTGGCCGGGCTCGGGATCGCCCTCATTCAGGCGGTGATGCCGGCGCTGATCAAGTCACGCTTCAGCGACAACGTTTCGCTGTTCATGGGTTTGTATGTCACCTCGATCATGGGCGGAGCGGCGATTGCCGCATCGTTCTCGCCTTTCGTCCTGGCGCAAACCGGCAGTTGGCGGATGGGCCTGGCAATCTGGGCGCTACTGACGCTGGTTGCCCTGGTCTTCTGGCTTGCCCAGCGCTCGGCAATCGCGCCATTGCCGGCGGCGCCAATGGGGCGCCAGGAGTCCTTCGTCGGTAACTCACGGGCCTGGTTGCTGGCGATTTTCTTCGGCTTGGGCACGGCCTCCTACACCTGTGTGCTGGCCTGGCTAGCCCCGTATTACGTGGAAAAAGGCTGGAGCGAACAGAATGCCGGCTTACTGCTGGGGTTTCTCACCGCCATGGAAGTCGTGTCTGGGCTGATAACACCCGCGATTGCCAACCGCAGCCAGGACAAGCGTCTGGTACTGGTCGTTCTGCTGGCCTTGATCATGGCCGGCTTCTGCGGCCTGATCCTCAGCCCGGAACGCTTTAGCCTGCTATGGCCGTGCCTGTTGGGCCTGGGCATTGGCGGCCTGTTCCCGATGAGCCTGATCGTGTCCCTTGATCACTTGGATAACCCGCGTCGTGCCGGTGGCCTGACGGCCTTTGTACAAGGCATCGGTTACCTGATCGCGGGGCTCTCGCCGCTGATT
This genomic stretch from Pseudomonas wuhanensis harbors:
- a CDS encoding cyanate transporter is translated as MENVRTSSSYAGWLMVSVVLVALNLRPSMAAVGPLLSAIRGDVPLSFSTAALLTMLPVMAMGLAMFLGMRIAQRVGDHRTIILSLLIIGVATVSRLYLDSSLELILSAVLAGLGIALIQAVMPALIKSRFSDNVSLFMGLYVTSIMGGAAIAASFSPFVLAQTGSWRMGLAIWALLTLVALVFWLAQRSAIAPLPAAPMGRQESFVGNSRAWLLAIFFGLGTASYTCVLAWLAPYYVEKGWSEQNAGLLLGFLTAMEVVSGLITPAIANRSQDKRLVLVVLLALIMAGFCGLILSPERFSLLWPCLLGLGIGGLFPMSLIVSLDHLDNPRRAGGLTAFVQGIGYLIAGLSPLIAGMIRDQLGSFEWAWWSLTAVMAVMIVMVLRFNPRQYAQHIQ